A section of the Brienomyrus brachyistius isolate T26 unplaced genomic scaffold, BBRACH_0.4 scaffold196, whole genome shotgun sequence genome encodes:
- the LOC125728197 gene encoding intersectin-2-like has translation MHHLLYAFPARSLKTSGIGRLLVTILEATELKPCKPNGKSNPYCEVTMGAQCFTSRTINDTINPKWNFNCQFFIKDLYQDVLCVTIFKRDQFSPDDFLGRTEVPVATIKKELENKGAATRRLLLHEVPTGEVWVRLDLQLFDQKSLK, from the exons ATGCATCACTTGCTGTATGCATTTCCAGCTCGTTCCCTGAAAACCAGTGGCATTGGCCGCCTGCTGGTCACTATTTTGGAGGCCACAGAGCTCAAGCCCTGCAAGCCCAATG GAAAGAGTAATCCATATTGCGAGGTGACCATGGGGGCACAGTGTTTCACCTCCCGgacaataaatgacacaatCAACCCCAAGTGGAACTTCAACTGTCAGTTCTTCATTAAGGACCTGTACCAGGATGTTCTATGTGTCACCATCTTCAAGAGGGACCAGTTCTCTCCCGATG ACTTCCTGGGCCGCACTGAAGTTCCTGTGGCCACCATCAAGAAGGAGCTGGAAAACAAGGGAGCAGCGACAAGGCGCCTGCTGCTGCACGAGGTGCCGACAGGCGAGGTGTGGGTGCGCCTGGACCTGCAGCTGTTCGACCAAAAATCTCTCAAATGA